TCGCGGGAAGCTCCTGCAGCGAGCATAGGCGAAGGCAATCTGCCAGGCGAAGCGGCAGACCTCTTCGAGTCGCTAAAACCGCAACTGGCGACACTGGTGGATGGGATCCCGCGTCGTGGTGACGATTGGCTTTATGAGGTGAAGTTCGACGGGTACCGTATGCTGGCGCGCGTTGACGGCAAAGCTGTGAAGCTTCTGACCCGCAACGGCCACGACTGGAGCGCCAAGGTGCCGCACCTTGTTACCGCCATCCAGCATCTGAACGCGCAGTCGGCCTGGATCGACGGTGAAATCGTCGTACTTGCGGACAACGGGGTTCCGAGTTTTCAAGCACTCCAGAATGCTTTTGATGGGAAGCGGACGCGCGACATTGTTTTCTATGCGTTTGACCTGCCATATATCGCTGGGAGGGATTTGAGGCGCGAGCCTTTGCACGTGCGCAGAGCGCTGCTTGCACAGCTGGTGGCCCCAGGTGCGAACGACCAGGTGCGATTCAGCGAGTCCTTCGACGCGTCGCCTACTGACCTCATCGCTTCAGCCTGTCGCATGGGGCTCGAAGGCATAATGGCCAAGCGGCAATCGGCTGGCTATGTGTCCCGGCGTACGGACGATTGGGTCAAGATTAAATGCGCGAAGCGGCAGGAATTCGTGATCGTAGGTTACACGGCACCGAAGGGCGGGCGGCTCGGATTTGGCGCGCTGCTGTTGGGCGTTTACGAAGCGGACGGCTCGTTGCGCTACGCCGGCAGCGTGGGCACGGGGTTCGACGACCGCACGTTGTCGGACATAAAACGTAAGCTCGATCGCCTCGGGCGGAAGGTTAGTTCGCTGAAATCCGGGAAGCCGAAGGCAGGCCGCGACGTGCATTGGGTCCAACCCACGCTTGTCTGTGAGGTGTCATTCGCCGAATGGACCCAGGCGGGGCACGTGCGCCATGCGACCTTTCGGGGAATTCGGACGGATAAGTCGGCGCGCGCTATCACCCGAGAAATGTCGATCCCTGTCGCCGCAGTCGAAGCTTCGGACGCTGTGGCGCCAGCGCAAGCCGGGCCGCGTGCGCCGCTCCGAGTTCGATCCGGAAAACTCTCCAATCCAGACCGGGTTGTCGACCCCTCGACCGGCCTGACGAAGCTAGACCTGGCACGCTATTACGGCCTTGTCGCGCCGCTGCTGTTGGAACACCTTGCGAACCGGCCCGTGTCCTTTGTGCGCGCACCCAGCGGCATTCAAGGCACACTCTTTTTCCAGAAACACCTAGATGCGGCGATTCCAGGCGTGAAGGCGTTACCCGAGCGGCTGCATCCCGGTCATCCCGCGCTGCTGGAAGTGTCTACGCCGGAAGCCATCATGGCGGCGGCTCAGATGAACGTCGTTGAATTTCACACTTGGAACGCCGTCAAAAGCGCGATTGGCAAGCCGGACCGATTAATTCTTGACCTGGATCCGGGCGAGGGGGTGCCATGGGCGACAGTGCAGCAGGGCGCACAGCTGGTACGCGTGCTTCTGAAGGAAATCGGCTTGGAAGGGTGGCTCAAAACCAGCGGTGGCAAGGGGCTGCATGTCATGGTGCCGCTGCGGAAACAATATGACTGGGACACAGTGAAGGCTTTCTCCGAAGCGATGGTGCTGCATCTCGCCCGCACGTTGCCTCAACTCTTCGTGGCCAAAAGCGGGCCGAAGAATCGTGTGGGCAAGATTTTCGTGGACTATCTTCGTAACGGCTTCGGCGCGACAACGGTCGCGGCTTGGTCGGCGCGGGCCCGGCCAGGTCTCGGCGTATCGGTGCCCGTCGCTTGGGAAGAACTCCCGAAGCTGACCAGCGGCGCGCAATGGACGATCGCGAAAATACACCACCGGCTGGACGCGGCCAACGCCCCTTGGGAAGGTGTCGCACCGCAGGCGCTGGCGCGCCCGATGAAGGCGTTGGGATTCTTCCCCAAGTCTTGACGGCTTAACCTTACGATGTTGCCGGGCAGATGGGCTAGATGGGACGCCCCGCTCTTTGGCGAGGCTTGCGCTGGCTGGCTTTCGCGGCTTCCAGTTCAATTTGTCGGGCGGCCAACTCTTCCGGCGTGAGCAGCGTCGCGTCGGATGGTAGAAACCAGCCAACGACACATGTTTGGTCACGAACCGCAAGTTGAATGTGCGAGTCCAGTCGAAAGCCCGAATGCGGGCTCACTTCCTCACCCTGCCCGAAGGCTCCTCGAACCACCTGATACTCCGTCATGGCCCGTTCGCGACGAATTTCGTGCAGGTAGGTGAAAACAGCATTGTCCAATTGGCGCAGGATGAAGTCGCGATCATCCGGGTGCGATTGGTGATTGGTGGGTAGAGCGTGGCCCACTTGGCTCAACGCTTCATATGCGTTGGCAAATTCGACAATACCGGCCTGGGTTGTCATGTCGAGCCACTGCTGCACGCGCAAGACAGCCCCGACTACAGCCGGGGTAACGATCGGCTGTTTAGTATAAAGGCGTTCGGGATGTCGCTGCGAGGCATCGGCGAAGCGCAGCGCGCGCTCGGGATCGTTCTCGAAGAAGTAAACCCCTGGACCGAGCCAGTCGTACTTGTTCTGACTTTGCTTGAGAGCCCGCAGTTGTCCACCGACGAGCGCATCGCGCGTCACGATGTCGCATCCATGGTACGCCACGATCAGATGGCCGGCGCTCACTCGAAAGCTGCCGTCAGCTTCCCGGTGGCAGTGAAAATACCGGCGCGTTTTGCGACTTTAAGCGCTTCCTTGGGAGTACTGAGATAGGGGTTCGCCGGTTTGACCGACTTCAGAACAGTAATCGTGCCCTGCGGCTCCTTCCCCACCTGGGTCCGGGGACGTTTTGCTTCACTTCCCTTGGCTTTCGCCGGCACAGCTCGGCCCTTCGCCGACTTGGGGGCGGCACGGCCGGTGTCCACCACATAGCGCACGACCTTTGTGTCGCCCGCTCCGGTGGACGTTCGTTTGAGGACTTTGCTCATGACATTATTTTCGCACACCCCTGGCACTGGCGTAAGGTAGCAAGGGGCCAAACTCTCATTACGAGCAGCCAGCCAGCCCCCACTTTGACATCAGCCTCAGGGCACCGTTAAGAATACTGTATAGACGTACAGCATTAATATTCCAGCCCCTCTAGGCGCGAACCCCGCGCTTCGGAAAGGTCAAGCACGTCGCGTCGGCGCTCATTAGCCAAGTCGTGATGGCCGGATGTGGGCTCCTACTACACCGGAGTCCATTCCATGAGTCTTCACGATCACACGTCGGTTGGCGCCCCCCAGCAAAGCCGTATTCACTGCTCATTAGCGACCGGCCAAGTGGTCACACTCTCGATTCAAGGCCACTCCATCAGGGGGACCGGAGGCGAGAGCTTCAGCCAGACGGACGTCCAAAGCGAGGGCGAGGGCGCCTGCCCGCACCGGATGTGCGCGACCGCCGGGCTCGGGTCTTGGACAGCATGTAGAAGGCTCTGCCTCTGTTGGCGAGGCTTAAGGGGAGGTGCGAGTTCCAAACTTGCATTCAATCTCACGATTCTGGTGTGGACTTTTTGAAACGCCATGCCTATAGGTTGACTTCGGACAACGGGGGCCGGTACATTGCGAATTGCGCTGGCACGCGCACGACACCGTCTTCCAAAGCTCCTAGAGCAGTGCTGATGTTTTCATTTGGCCGATGCTTTTATCCCCGGCCTACAGTAGCAGTGGCGACGGTGACGCTGTGATCTAGGCTTTGAGGATCGAAGCATATGAACATCGCCAGCATTCGGCCGTCCACCCCGGGCGGCATCAAGCAACTCGCCAAGAAACTCTCGCGCGAGCACAACATCCCCCATACCCGCGCACTCGACGAAGCCAGCCGCCAGGCAGGTTTCGAGAACTACGTCCATGCGAGGCGTGAGCTCGCCGGCGCAGTCGTACCGTATCCTTATCCGGTCTATTTGTCCGTGCACTGGTTTGCTCCACGCGGGCGCAAGGACGAACCCATGCCCGGCGCCCTAAGGGCTGGGCGCGAGATCCTACGCGTGGATCTCGCCCGGCCGCTGCCCGACATTGTGGCCAAGCACCGCGTCGGGTACGGACGTGGCCTGTACGGCTTCCGGATGGAGTACGTCGATCATTTGGAACATCGTACGAACGTGGAAGGTCAGGACGAGGCTCGCAGCCGTTTGCTTGGGGCTGCGCGCGCCCTGCGCTTCATGGAAGCGACGGGCCTGCAACCCGTGACGACCAAGCAGTTTCAGCATCTCGCGCAAATGCTGGAGCAATTGCCTGGCGGAGACCACGACTCAGACTGGTTTGATCCTGTGACGGGAGGCTATGTTTGCCTCGACGAGCCCTATGACGCTGCGATCAAAAGCGTCGCTGCGACGCGCACACAGTGGCTCGAACGCAATGGTTTGAAGATGGTCGCTCCCGCATGGGAAGGCATTTACTATGCTGGCGAGTGCGTGCCGTTCCTGATAAGCCCGGACGGCGCACTGTTGGCGCGTGCCGCGGATGCGCTGGCCAAGGTGCAGGCCGTGACGACGCCTGAAACATGGCCGCACGAAAAGGGAGTGTGCAATGACGATTTTGTCAGTCCCCAGCGCCAAGCCGATGCAAAGCCGCGACGGCCGCGGCCCGGCCCGTCCTGGCGGGACCACCAGGGCGCTACGCCTTACGGCGGAGCGCCCGGTATCCCCTCGCGCTGGCGTCCGACAAAGCCAATGGCCTTCTCCCTGCACCAGCAACTGGGTCCCCTGATGCAAGGGATCTGCTCCGCAGCCTGGCCCTGGCGCGTGCGCCAGAAGCTGTCGTCCGCCCGTTCAGAGCTGGAGGAATGGTCCATCAAAGAACATAGTGTGCAACAGGGCAGAGCCGTGTACGACATCTACTACGGTGGTTCGCACACGGTGTACGCCAATTCAGCCGCTGAGCTTATGGCGATGCTGACGACCGCTCGAGCCATTGTCGAGCGGGGATACGGCGACTGCAAGCCTCGGCGGAACTTGCTCGCAGCCTTCGATGCGGCGCTCAACGAGATGGGAAAGGCGCAGGCCAAACAGGCGAAAAGCCGCGCTCCAGGCCCGCAGCCTGAGCGCGCCGACAAGTAGCAGCCCGCGCCGGAACCACACGGATGCCCCCTTGGGGCATTTTCTTGGGCGGCGCCGGCGCGTGGCCGACGACAGGTGCCACCTGGCCGCGCACGGCGCCCCCAACCAACCAGATTCCGCTGCCCCAGGATGCTCACACCGCCGGCCTGGCTTCAGTGCTTCGTCGCGGTGATAGACGGGATCGTGCTTGACGTCTGCAAGCACGCAACCTCTAGCGTCTTATCCAGCATCCGGCGCACCGCTTCGTGCTGGCGTTGGAGATATGCGGGGATGGATTTCGGGTTCGCTTTGGCCTCTTGAAGCTCGGCGTCCTCGATGATGGCATTGCATTGATCTACGCATTCGTCGCAAATCAGTACAGCCAGGCCGGCAATGAGCTTGCGTACTTCGTGCTGAGTTTTGTCGCAGAAGGAGCAGCGCAAGATTTCCGGCTGCTTTTTGTGGCGGCGGCGCTTCTTGGGCTCGTCCATCTGAATCAGGCCGGCGCAACGGAGTGCGGATGCGGTACCAGCTGGCCGTGTGGCAGGAGCGGATCCATGTCCAGCTCCTCGTCACCAGAGAACTCCAGCGCCTCGTTGGGATCGTCGGTCCACACCGGTTCGTACCCGATGAAGCCGTTCATATCCTTGAGGTAGCGTGCGGACGTCGCGGCCGGAACATCGGCCCAGCTGGCGCTTCCCAGCCATTCCAGCAGCTCGTCAGCTGTCTGGTTCGCTTGATGTGCCAAGGCGCTAAGACCGCCCGAAAGACGGGTGATGAAGTAGTGCAGCCCGTTGTCGAAGCACTCAAAATCTTCGTCCCGTGGTGGCGGACCACACAATTCGAAGCGCTTGTTTTCCACGTCATTCCAGAGGTCGGCGGTGAAATACCTGTATTTCGTTCCGTAGAGCCAATGCTCGCGCCAGGCCGCAGGCAGGCGCAGCGCGTGCTCAAGCGAGGTCGTCAAGCTGTGCTCATTCGGCAGGCCGACGTCGGAGTTGTCGTAGACGCTCCAATACACGGGACCCAGAACAGGATGAGAGGCACATACGTGCACACCACCGACAACGGTTTGCATGAGGACGAACCGTGGCGACAGCGATTCACTGGTCGGGCAAGGGGTCACGGGTGTTTCTCCTGAGCATATCGGGGGGGAAAGCCTATCCGTGGCCTGGCCCGAGGTCAATACGGCCAGCCAGGGCGGTCAAGCCAAAGCGGGCCGCAGCCATGTATGGCAATCGTGACCCACGTCGCAGACGAAGGCGTCATCGGCCCGGTCGGGCCGCGCTTCGCAGTGCTGGGCGTGACCGACGACCGAACTTCTGCCAGTGCTGCGGACGCCAGGGCCTCAAGCGCGTGGTCTGGGTCGAGGAAGGCGAGAGTAGGGAGGTGCAGCACTTCGGCGTCGTGTGCATCACGGTGGTGGCCGCCCGCGGTTTCGGCATAACGCTGGCCGCCAAGGTCGCGATCGCCTGATTCCAAGACGGCGTCGACCATAAATTTCGCCATGGCCACAGACGTCAGCATGATGGCGAAATTTGTATTACGTTTCGTGTTTGCCCGAGGGCCGCGCCGGCTCTTCTCCATCCCTCGACCTAAGGAACCACATGCAGACGAGTTTTTCCCGCCGCCATGGCTTGGACTTGGCCACTGGCCCGTTGACCTACAACGCGCTTCCCGACGCGTTGCGTCTGGAGCTGTTCGGAATGCTGCAGGCTGGCATTTGTGCAGCAGGCGACCAAGAATCGGCCTATACGCGTGAATATGCGGTCTACCGTGACCTTTGCATCCACATCCATCGGACACCGGCGGTGCTATGTGGCGACGAGGACGACGTTGCTGAGCGCTATCGCCACGAACACCTGCTCCAATTGCTGACCACGGCCGCGTGGCACCAAGTCTTGAGCATGGTTGAGCTCGTTGTGCCGGACATCCTGCCAGCTCGTGCGATAAATGATCTATTTAAGGCCCACCGTGTTGGATATCGCGTGCGACGCAATGCAGACAGTGGCAGGATGGCTGTCGAAAACTTTTATGAAGGTGATGCTCAGCCCGTGAGAGAGGAGGGCAGCGCTTTGACGGAGCATCCGGACATCCGGGAAATGCTGGAGCAAGCGCGTCGTGACCTGGTCAGTCCCACCAGCGTGAACGCTGCGCGCGCAGCCGCTTCGGCCGTTCAGGCCTTGGAATCCTATCTCAAGCGATGGATTGCTCACAGCGGCCAGAAGGCGCCGGCGACGTTGGGAGATGCGATCAAAGCGCTACGCACTAAATTTGCTCTGGATCCGCAGTTCTTGAATGCGCTGGAGCAGATTTATATCTGGCGGAATCGCACGCCCGGCGTCGGCCACGGAGGGGCAACGCCCCCGGCTACTTCTGTCGCGGAGGTCCTTTTCGTCATTGACCAAGCCTGCTGCTTTGTGAACTATTTTTCCCGCCAAGGGAAACCGGCGCCGGCGACCTCTGGCGAGCTCGAGGCTGAAGCAAAGGCTGAAACAGCGGAAGGCGCCGATTAGGCGTCAGCACGTCCGGTACCGATCCCTTCTGGCCAGGAGCCGCGCGGAGTCGAAGGCGCCAGCCAAACCGTACGGCTCAGCCTGGCGCCGGATGGTCGAGCTCTTGGAGCTGGAGCTGCAATCCACCCACCGCGAGAGCCGTCCATAACGCTGTCGCCCGGCCGCGTTCAAGATCAGTTGTCAGCAAGAGCTGCTCGCCCCGCAGCAGTGCCTCCACAAGCACTTCCCCAATTGGCGTGTAGGCCCGTGCTATAAGCCCTTCATCGGGAAGAGCCTCGTCGGCACGCACGAGTGCGTTCTCCAGTTCCTGGATCATCGCGCGTGTCTCCGGGACTCGTGGAAGCCGCTCCAGATAGGTAATCGCGCTCTGGAGTGCGGTGCGCAGGATAATCGCTTCGTTCAATTTCACTTTGTCGGGCACGGTGACTTAACTTTCAATTTAGAACGCGGCGCCGGCAATTCGTGGCCGGCGATGTAGTGCAGGTCTCACGCAATAGGGGGGGCACGGATAGGTCAGGACGAAGGATCGCCCGGTTCGTCTTCCAGCAAGCGCCCAGCCCGCGATGACACTGCGGCCCCGGCTCGATGGTAGCCCACAACACTCGCGACGCTGACATGACCGGACATCGCCATGGTTTCGCCCAGCGGCACCCCTTGTCGGCCGGCTTCGGTAATAAAGCCCGAGCGCAGACTGTGGGCTGAGAAGTCTCCCTCCAAGCCGGCCAGCGCCGCGCGTGCCTTCACGATCTTGCGCACTGCCTCTTCGCTTAACCGTTCACCAATCACGCCCCCGCGGCGCACGCGCCGAAATATTGGCCCGGACGAGATGTTGGCGGCCGTCAGCCATGCTTCCAACGCCTGGGCCGCGCGCCCCACAATCGGCTTGTGTTGGTCAGACCGCTCGACCCCTTCCTGATTGGTCTTGGACTGCCCCATCGTATAGAGAAACCCTTCGGGCACGCGCCGCGTGTTCTCGAGCGAGGCGCGCACCACTTCTGAACGGCGGCGCCCGCCGCTCGCCCATGCAAAGAGAAGAAGCGCGCGATCGCGCAGACCGCTAAGAGAGTCGTCGCACGTGGCTAGCAATTCCTCCAGCGGCTGTTTGGTGATCGCGTCCTTGCGTGCCGGCCGTACGCCACGCTTGGTATAGGCGCTACGGGTCCGTTCCATCACGATCTGGACCGCACGAGTCCGACAGGGGTTCGGGAGGCCCTGCGTTTCGTGGGCCTCGGAAAGCACGGCCAGACGATGGCGCACTGTGGCCAGCTTGAATGGACCGGGGAAGCGTTTGACGCGGGCGGCAATTAGGGCCGCGTCGACTTCCGGCGGCAGGTCATGGACGAGAGTGTCCTGGTCGGTCGTGTGTTCGACGTGGTCGGCTATGAACTGCAGCACCGTCTTAACCGGAACGGGCAGCGCAAACGGATGCCCGAGACGCAGTTGATGCCAAGCCGCCCAGTACTGAATTGCCGCGCGGTACGAGGCCAGCGTGTTTGCCGAACTGCCTTCGTGCAGCAACGCCTGAATCGAGGCGTCGCTAGCGCCGAGGCCTTCCTGAAGCGCGTTCACTACTGCGAGGCGGTCCGCGAGGGCGTTCGAAGGGCTTTTCGGGGCGTTCTTCATAAAGTCCTGGCAGTCCTATCGATGAATCATTAAAATATTTACGTAATACATAAAATTAAATAAGGTACGGCCGATATAGATCGGATAACACCTTATTATCCGCTCTAATTTGAGGAAATGGTATTTCGCGGCGCGGCCCGGGTACCGAGTGAACACGGCTGTTGCCGAAAATAGAGGAATAGCGATGTCGCAGGGAAAGACGACTGCAGTGGTGGAAAACGAACTATTCGCGCTTACTGCAGGGGACTGGTGGTCGATGAGTCGCAAGCCCTTGCACTGGGGGCTGTACGAGGTGCGGCGCCGCGACGGGTCAGGGATCGAGCGGGTTCACTTCGGAGAAAATGGCTGGGAAGGCGGCACTACCGCGCAGTGGGATCGGTGGCGCGGCCAGGTGATGCTCACGGTCCTCACTCCCCAGCCGGTGAGCGTGGAGGAAGAAGCAGTGCGTCGGGCGACGCTCTCCGCCTACATGGGTAACGATCCGGCCACTCACGCCCCCGCCGCTCACGCAGCTTGGTGGCTGGCCCGGCGCGCGGCGTCTCTCGCGGATAACAAGGAGGCGTTCCGTCTATACATGGTGGCGAATCGCATTGCGCCGAGCCTGTTGGCGGAGGTGGATCGCACCTGGCAGCGGCGATGCCGCACGTGGCCGCAGAACGCAAAACATCCCGAAAAGTTCGACCTGGTGGAGGCACAGGTCGAGGCTTTTTTTGCCGCGCGAGGTGAGGCGGATGCACTCGGTAGTCCGGCTGGCAATCCCAAGCTCGTCGCGGAGGATCTCGTCGTGGCAGAGTCGATTCACGGAACCTACTTCTACCACCTGGCGCGGCAAACCGCGACTGCACAGAGCCTCTGCGGTGCGCGAACGATGCCAACGAGCATGGAACTGTCGCAATGGGGAGGCAGCGGGCATCTGAATGAGCGCTACTGCACTGACTGCGTCCAGATTTTGCCCGCCGGTGAGGCGTCTAAGTTGGGATCCGCGTCATGACAGTCGATCGCACGTCTTCGACACTGCGTCGGTTTGACAACTGAGGGGCGCCCCATGGCAAAAGGAATTACCGAATCGGACGTCCATGAAGCCGCGGACGCGGTGCTCGCGGCCGGCGAACGTCCAACCATTGAGCGCGTGCGTGCACAGATGGGCAATACCGGTTCGCCGAATACCATTACGCGGTATCTGGAATCCTGGTTCACCGGGCTGTCGGAGCGCATGG
The Achromobacter xylosoxidans A8 genome window above contains:
- the ligD gene encoding DNA ligase D; the protein is MPESLKKYREKRNFAVTSEPAGGGAANEAARAFVVQKHWASRLHYDFRLELGGAMKSWAVPKGPCYDPSVKRMAVQVEDHPIAYNQFEGTIPKGEYGAGKVIIWDEGTWMPIGDPAKGYREGQLKFDLAGTKLRGRWALVRIKGKESEKQPPWLLIKDRDEFARDVRDFSVIDEMPDSVVPLRTPKQRTGRRSREAPAASIGEGNLPGEAADLFESLKPQLATLVDGIPRRGDDWLYEVKFDGYRMLARVDGKAVKLLTRNGHDWSAKVPHLVTAIQHLNAQSAWIDGEIVVLADNGVPSFQALQNAFDGKRTRDIVFYAFDLPYIAGRDLRREPLHVRRALLAQLVAPGANDQVRFSESFDASPTDLIASACRMGLEGIMAKRQSAGYVSRRTDDWVKIKCAKRQEFVIVGYTAPKGGRLGFGALLLGVYEADGSLRYAGSVGTGFDDRTLSDIKRKLDRLGRKVSSLKSGKPKAGRDVHWVQPTLVCEVSFAEWTQAGHVRHATFRGIRTDKSARAITREMSIPVAAVEASDAVAPAQAGPRAPLRVRSGKLSNPDRVVDPSTGLTKLDLARYYGLVAPLLLEHLANRPVSFVRAPSGIQGTLFFQKHLDAAIPGVKALPERLHPGHPALLEVSTPEAIMAAAQMNVVEFHTWNAVKSAIGKPDRLILDLDPGEGVPWATVQQGAQLVRVLLKEIGLEGWLKTSGGKGLHVMVPLRKQYDWDTVKAFSEAMVLHLARTLPQLFVAKSGPKNRVGKIFVDYLRNGFGATTVAAWSARARPGLGVSVPVAWEELPKLTSGAQWTIAKIHHRLDAANAPWEGVAPQALARPMKALGFFPKS
- a CDS encoding DUF5623 domain-containing protein, encoding MNIASIRPSTPGGIKQLAKKLSREHNIPHTRALDEASRQAGFENYVHARRELAGAVVPYPYPVYLSVHWFAPRGRKDEPMPGALRAGREILRVDLARPLPDIVAKHRVGYGRGLYGFRMEYVDHLEHRTNVEGQDEARSRLLGAARALRFMEATGLQPVTTKQFQHLAQMLEQLPGGDHDSDWFDPVTGGYVCLDEPYDAAIKSVAATRTQWLERNGLKMVAPAWEGIYYAGECVPFLISPDGALLARAADALAKVQAVTTPETWPHEKGVCNDDFVSPQRQADAKPRRPRPGPSWRDHQGATPYGGAPGIPSRWRPTKPMAFSLHQQLGPLMQGICSAAWPWRVRQKLSSARSELEEWSIKEHSVQQGRAVYDIYYGGSHTVYANSAAELMAMLTTARAIVERGYGDCKPRRNLLAAFDAALNEMGKAQAKQAKSRAPGPQPERADK
- a CDS encoding ClpX C4-type zinc finger protein gives rise to the protein MDEPKKRRRHKKQPEILRCSFCDKTQHEVRKLIAGLAVLICDECVDQCNAIIEDAELQEAKANPKSIPAYLQRQHEAVRRMLDKTLEVACLQTSSTIPSITATKH
- a CDS encoding site-specific integrase, which encodes MKNAPKSPSNALADRLAVVNALQEGLGASDASIQALLHEGSSANTLASYRAAIQYWAAWHQLRLGHPFALPVPVKTVLQFIADHVEHTTDQDTLVHDLPPEVDAALIAARVKRFPGPFKLATVRHRLAVLSEAHETQGLPNPCRTRAVQIVMERTRSAYTKRGVRPARKDAITKQPLEELLATCDDSLSGLRDRALLLFAWASGGRRRSEVVRASLENTRRVPEGFLYTMGQSKTNQEGVERSDQHKPIVGRAAQALEAWLTAANISSGPIFRRVRRGGVIGERLSEEAVRKIVKARAALAGLEGDFSAHSLRSGFITEAGRQGVPLGETMAMSGHVSVASVVGYHRAGAAVSSRAGRLLEDEPGDPSS